From the Thermovirga lienii DSM 17291 genome, one window contains:
- a CDS encoding Conserved carboxylase region (PFAM: HMGL-like; Conserved carboxylase domain~COGs: COG5016 Pyruvate/oxaloacetate carboxyltransferase~InterPro IPR000891: IPR003379~KEGG: aco:Amico_0751 conserved carboxylase region~PFAM: Conserved carboxylase region; pyruvate carboxyltransferase~SPTR: Conserved carboxylase region), producing the protein MEPREKKNIKKDSVKGTSGVVIEEKEQVEIKPPKEKRKVGITETALRDAHQSIMATRLRTKDMLPVAELMDEVGYHSLEVWGGATFDACMRFLDEDPWQRLRELRKRFKKTKLQMLLRGQNLVGYRHYADDVVREFVKRAVSNGLDIIRVFDALNDLRNMEVAADQIKKEGCHLQMCISYTISPVHSLESFAKLSLEMKGMGADSICIKDMAGLLSPVDAFNLVKAIKERTSLPVQVHCHYTSGMASMAYFAALEAGADVVDCAISPLAMGTSQPATEAIVAALKGGDLDTGIDLKKLVPVAEHFKKVKEENRNLVMGIEGVDVNVLIYQIPGGMYSNLVSQLKEQNALDKLQDVLEEVPKVRKEMGYPPLVTPTSQIVGTQATLNVLTGKRWKIVPKEVKNYFLGFYGRPPGEMDEDIKKIVIGDDKPIESRPGEILEPELEKAREVIKPWMVEPEDVLSYVLFPAVAKDFLIRKYARATKRDVGFEEALEGVAYPV; encoded by the coding sequence ATGGAGCCGAGAGAAAAGAAAAACATTAAGAAAGATAGCGTGAAGGGTACATCTGGTGTTGTAATAGAGGAAAAGGAGCAGGTGGAAATAAAGCCTCCAAAGGAAAAAAGGAAAGTAGGAATAACCGAGACGGCTTTAAGAGATGCTCATCAATCCATAATGGCCACGAGGTTACGTACTAAGGACATGCTACCAGTTGCGGAGCTGATGGATGAAGTAGGCTATCACTCCTTGGAAGTTTGGGGTGGTGCCACTTTCGATGCTTGTATGCGCTTTTTGGACGAGGACCCATGGCAGCGCCTTCGAGAGCTCAGAAAAAGGTTCAAGAAGACCAAGTTGCAAATGCTCTTGAGAGGGCAGAATCTAGTAGGTTATCGGCATTATGCGGATGACGTGGTCCGTGAGTTTGTGAAAAGGGCCGTGAGCAACGGGTTGGACATCATAAGGGTGTTTGATGCCCTGAATGATTTGAGGAATATGGAGGTCGCTGCCGACCAGATCAAGAAGGAAGGTTGCCACCTACAGATGTGCATATCATATACCATCTCTCCCGTGCATTCGTTGGAATCCTTCGCGAAGCTTTCGTTGGAGATGAAAGGGATGGGAGCGGATTCCATATGCATTAAAGACATGGCCGGACTTTTAAGCCCTGTAGATGCGTTCAATTTGGTTAAGGCGATAAAAGAAAGAACTTCTCTGCCAGTGCAGGTGCATTGCCACTATACGAGTGGAATGGCTTCCATGGCTTACTTCGCAGCCTTAGAGGCTGGGGCAGATGTTGTGGACTGTGCCATATCGCCTTTAGCAATGGGCACAAGCCAGCCAGCTACCGAAGCGATAGTGGCTGCTTTGAAAGGTGGCGACCTGGATACTGGGATAGACCTTAAAAAGTTGGTCCCTGTAGCGGAGCACTTCAAAAAGGTTAAGGAAGAGAATAGGAACCTCGTAATGGGGATAGAAGGGGTGGACGTAAACGTTCTAATATACCAAATCCCCGGGGGGATGTATTCGAACCTTGTAAGCCAGCTGAAGGAGCAAAATGCTCTGGACAAATTGCAGGATGTATTGGAAGAGGTGCCCAAGGTCAGAAAGGAAATGGGTTATCCTCCTCTTGTTACTCCCACTAGCCAAATTGTTGGAACTCAGGCAACATTGAACGTCCTGACGGGTAAAAGATGGAAGATAGTTCCCAAGGAAGTTAAAAACTACTTTTTAGGTTTTTACGGAAGGCCTCCGGGTGAAATGGATGAGGACATAAAGAAAATAGTGATTGGCGATGATAAACCCATAGAGAGCCGCCCGGGAGAGATTCTAGAGCCAGAGCTCGAAAAGGCAAGAGAGGTTATCAAACCTTGGATGGTTGAGCCGGAGGATGTCCTAAGTTATGTTCTTTTCCCTGCGGTGGCCAAAGATTTCTTGATCAGAAAATATGCGAGAGCGACAAAACGGGACGTAGGTTTTGAGGAGGCCCTAGAAGGGGTAGCCTACCCAGTGTGA
- a CDS encoding MazG family protein (PFAM: MazG nucleotide pyrophosphohydrolase domain~TIGRFAM: MazG family protein~COGs: COG3956 Protein containing tetrapyrrole methyltransferase domain and MazG-like (predicted pyrophosphatase) domain~InterPro IPR004518: IPR011551~KEGG: aco:Amico_0750 MazG family protein~PFAM: MazG nucleotide pyrophosphohydrolase~SPTR: MazG protein;~TIGRFAM: MazG family protein) — translation MTDRDKLGKKLANLLDVMEKLRAPEGCPWDREQTMESLKPYIIEEAYELVEAIDREDLQEIEEECGDLLLQVVFVSQLAKENKAFDFDSVIERLTSKLIRRHPHVFGSVEVDSSDAVRKNWEKIKKEERKEGRKDTSVLAGIPKKLPALIRALQIQERAAKVGFDWPHGDLAPLFDKLQEEVEELKEAKEKGEDSKIEEELGDLLFIVVNLARHLGKDAEICLQKANDKFTKRFKFIEETVEKSGKRWSDFSLEDLEALWQRSKVDI, via the coding sequence ATGACTGACAGGGACAAACTGGGTAAAAAACTAGCCAATCTGCTTGATGTGATGGAAAAACTTAGAGCTCCTGAAGGGTGCCCGTGGGATAGAGAACAAACTATGGAGAGCTTGAAACCCTACATAATAGAGGAAGCATACGAACTTGTGGAGGCAATAGATAGAGAGGACCTCCAAGAGATAGAGGAAGAGTGTGGGGATTTACTCCTGCAGGTAGTGTTTGTCTCTCAACTAGCCAAAGAAAACAAGGCATTTGACTTTGATTCCGTCATAGAACGGCTGACCTCAAAGTTGATTAGGAGACATCCTCATGTGTTCGGCAGCGTCGAGGTGGACTCAAGTGACGCAGTAAGGAAAAACTGGGAAAAGATAAAGAAGGAAGAAAGAAAAGAAGGGAGAAAGGATACTTCCGTCTTGGCTGGAATACCCAAAAAATTGCCTGCTTTGATAAGAGCACTACAAATACAAGAAAGGGCTGCTAAGGTAGGGTTTGATTGGCCCCATGGGGACTTGGCCCCTCTATTCGATAAGTTGCAGGAAGAGGTAGAGGAGCTTAAAGAAGCAAAAGAAAAAGGCGAAGACAGCAAAATAGAGGAAGAGTTGGGGGATTTGTTGTTTATAGTTGTGAACTTGGCTAGACACCTAGGAAAGGATGCTGAGATATGCCTTCAGAAGGCAAACGATAAATTTACCAAGAGGTTTAAGTTCATCGAGGAGACTGTAGAAAAAAGCGGGAAGAGATGGTCGGACTTTTCCTTGGAAGACTTGGAGGCCCTATGGCAGAGATCCAAGGTTGACATTTAA
- a CDS encoding nitrogen-fixing NifU domain protein (PFAM: NifU-like domain~COGs: COG0694 Thioredoxin-like protein and domains~InterPro IPR001075~KEGG: tai:Taci_1070 nitrogen-fixing NifU domain protein~PFAM: nitrogen-fixing NifU domain protein~SPTR: Nitrogen-fixing NifU domain protein) gives MSVEKQILEVIDEKVRPALQSHGGDIEFVEFDEGNGVLKVRLQGACGSCPFAQETLRAQVEAVLKRDIPEIKSVVRER, from the coding sequence ATGTCGGTAGAAAAGCAGATATTAGAAGTTATTGACGAGAAAGTGAGACCCGCCCTTCAGAGTCATGGTGGAGACATAGAGTTCGTTGAATTTGATGAGGGAAATGGGGTTTTAAAGGTTAGACTACAGGGGGCATGTGGCAGTTGTCCTTTTGCTCAAGAGACATTGAGAGCCCAAGTAGAGGCTGTCTTAAAAAGGGACATTCCTGAAATAAAAAGCGTCGTGCGGGAAAGGTAG
- a CDS encoding protein of unknown function DUF21 (PFAM: CBS domain; Domain of unknown function DUF21; Transporter associated domain~COGs: COG1253 Hemolysins and related protein containing CBS domains~InterPro IPR000644: IPR002550: IPR005170~KEGG: aco:Amico_0755 protein of unknown function DUF21~PFAM: protein of unknown function DUF21; CBS domain containing protein; transporter-associated region~SMART: CBS domain containing protein~SPTR: Putative uncharacterized protein): MSVVDDIYTGFAVLIVLLFCSAFFSASETAITIVGRGRLLALEERFPQKKKTIEWLLSDMQKVLSVILIGNNLVNIAASAVATSVCVLLFGEKGLLIAVGTMTLFIVIFGEILPKSVAISHFERIVLFALPVLRLFSYLVLPFLSFVRFIVRFIGALLKLDISGGHTFVTREEIEQMVNIGEASGVIEEEERRMIHGVISFEETRVYEIMVPRTDMVAVSGETTLGEAVKVFEDYGHSRVPVFEGNVDNITGILYVKDVMRVIVAGKLDAPVKEFKRDALFVPETMKIADLFDVMRSKRVHMAIVVDEYGGTAGLVTLEDLLEEIVGEIQDEYDSETPMVVKKEDGSYMVKGYIGLEDLSEVLDYNFESDEADTLGGLILAISGQFPEQGQHFRYGPWDIEVVEVSKHRIKQVRLRYMEEPEEEKADSNGRDKSDKDRLQ, translated from the coding sequence TTGTCTGTGGTAGATGATATTTATACAGGATTTGCGGTTTTAATTGTCTTGCTTTTTTGTTCGGCTTTTTTTAGTGCTTCTGAGACGGCCATAACAATAGTTGGGCGCGGAAGATTGCTTGCTCTTGAAGAAAGGTTCCCGCAGAAGAAAAAAACAATTGAATGGCTACTTTCAGACATGCAAAAGGTGCTTTCTGTCATATTGATAGGTAACAACCTAGTGAATATAGCCGCTAGTGCAGTAGCCACATCGGTTTGCGTATTGCTATTTGGAGAAAAAGGGCTCTTGATAGCGGTGGGAACTATGACCCTTTTCATAGTGATCTTTGGAGAGATCCTTCCCAAAAGCGTCGCTATCTCGCATTTTGAACGAATAGTATTGTTTGCCTTGCCTGTTTTGAGGTTATTCTCTTATTTAGTGCTCCCTTTTCTGTCCTTCGTGAGGTTTATCGTTAGATTCATCGGAGCTCTTTTGAAGCTTGATATTTCTGGGGGGCATACCTTCGTTACGCGAGAAGAAATAGAGCAAATGGTGAATATTGGGGAGGCTTCTGGTGTTATAGAGGAAGAGGAAAGGCGAATGATTCACGGTGTTATTTCCTTTGAGGAAACTAGGGTTTACGAGATTATGGTTCCTAGGACGGATATGGTTGCTGTTTCCGGAGAAACCACTTTGGGTGAAGCTGTTAAAGTTTTTGAAGATTATGGGCACTCAAGGGTGCCGGTTTTTGAGGGGAACGTAGATAACATAACAGGAATTCTTTACGTAAAGGATGTCATGAGGGTTATAGTGGCAGGGAAATTGGATGCGCCTGTTAAGGAGTTTAAGAGAGATGCATTGTTCGTGCCTGAGACCATGAAAATTGCTGATTTGTTCGATGTCATGCGCAGCAAGAGGGTTCATATGGCGATAGTAGTGGATGAGTATGGAGGTACGGCGGGATTGGTTACATTGGAAGACCTTCTAGAGGAAATAGTAGGGGAGATACAAGACGAGTATGATAGTGAAACCCCTATGGTTGTAAAGAAAGAAGATGGTAGTTACATGGTCAAAGGATATATTGGATTGGAAGACTTAAGTGAAGTTTTGGATTACAATTTTGAATCTGATGAAGCTGACACCCTAGGGGGGTTGATCCTTGCTATTTCTGGTCAATTTCCTGAGCAGGGGCAACATTTTAGATATGGTCCTTGGGACATAGAGGTCGTAGAGGTAAGCAAACATAGGATAAAACAGGTCAGATTGAGGTACATGGAAGAACCAGAGGAGGAAAAAGCCGATTCAAATGGAAGGGACAAGTCAGATAAAGATAGATTACAATAA
- a CDS encoding PhoH family protein (PFAM: PhoH-like protein~COGs: COG1702 Phosphate starvation-inducible protein PhoH predicted ATPase~InterPro IPR003714~KEGG: aco:Amico_0752 PhoH family protein~PFAM: PhoH family protein~SPTR: PhoH family protein;~manually curated) yields the protein MSYSAVVVIPDEATMVRFLGQHDENLRMVEERFPVQLFVKEREIVIEGPDEDVVTLVSNLVGEMIKIAKKGHALRKAEMTYALNVFSEKGQADLLSLYEDVICMTYRGKPIRPKTEGQKRYVDAIRKNDVVFGIGPAGTGKTYLAVALAVAALKEGAITRIVLVRPAVEAGESLGYLPGDLREKVEPYLRPLYDAFYEMFSPERFMKYVEKKVIEIAPLAYMRGRTLNDSFIILDEAQNTTPEQMKMFLTRLGFGSKAVVTGDVTQIDLPAGKESGLKIVQDVLKGIPGIDFVFLDRSDVVRHEIVQRIVQAYEKYEQR from the coding sequence ATTAGTTATAGCGCAGTAGTTGTGATTCCCGACGAAGCAACTATGGTTCGTTTTTTAGGTCAGCATGATGAGAATTTGCGCATGGTAGAGGAACGCTTCCCTGTACAGTTGTTCGTTAAGGAGAGGGAAATAGTTATAGAGGGACCTGATGAGGACGTAGTGACTTTGGTCTCGAATCTTGTTGGCGAAATGATTAAGATTGCCAAGAAAGGCCATGCGCTCCGAAAGGCAGAAATGACGTACGCTCTTAACGTGTTTTCAGAGAAGGGACAAGCAGATCTTTTGTCTCTGTACGAAGATGTAATTTGTATGACCTATAGGGGGAAACCTATAAGGCCTAAAACGGAGGGACAAAAGCGCTACGTTGATGCGATAAGAAAGAACGACGTCGTTTTTGGCATAGGGCCAGCGGGAACGGGAAAGACCTACTTGGCTGTTGCCCTTGCAGTAGCAGCTTTGAAGGAAGGAGCCATAACGAGAATAGTTTTGGTAAGGCCTGCAGTAGAAGCTGGCGAAAGCTTGGGTTATTTGCCCGGAGATTTGAGGGAAAAGGTTGAGCCCTACTTGCGCCCCCTTTATGATGCTTTTTATGAAATGTTTTCTCCAGAGCGTTTCATGAAGTATGTGGAGAAAAAGGTCATTGAGATAGCTCCTCTTGCATATATGAGGGGTAGGACTTTGAACGACAGCTTCATCATATTGGATGAGGCCCAAAATACTACGCCCGAACAAATGAAGATGTTTTTGACCAGATTGGGGTTTGGCTCAAAGGCAGTGGTGACTGGAGACGTAACTCAGATAGATTTGCCTGCAGGTAAGGAATCAGGGCTGAAGATTGTACAGGACGTCCTGAAGGGGATACCAGGTATCGATTTTGTGTTTTTAGATCGCAGTGATGTGGTGAGACACGAGATAGTGCAGAGAATAGTGCAGGCCTATGAGAAATATGAACAACGGTGA
- a CDS encoding protein of unknown function UPF0054 (PFAM: Uncharacterized protein family UPF0054~TIGRFAM: metalloprotein, YbeY/UPF0054 family~COGs: COG0319 metal-dependent hydrolase~InterPro IPR002036: IPR020549~KEGG: aco:Amico_0754 protein of unknown function UPF0054~PFAM: protein of unknown function UPF0054~SPTR: Putative metalloprotease Amico_0754), producing MTKRVEIDVASDDTSLEEINLEVLEQAIEDMWSCLPDSVEGVIKCRFSLSFVDKEVIKEINGRYRGIDEPTDVLSFPLWEEKGTFVPPRHMPVVELGDVVVCPEVVEENAPINGKSYGDELLLVIVHGFLHLIGMDHCEEREKEHMWRLQEKIIDKYKELIK from the coding sequence GTGACGAAGAGAGTGGAAATTGATGTGGCAAGTGATGACACAAGCCTTGAAGAAATAAATTTGGAAGTCCTTGAGCAGGCTATTGAGGATATGTGGAGCTGCTTACCTGACTCTGTTGAGGGAGTAATAAAGTGCAGGTTTTCCCTCAGTTTTGTGGATAAAGAGGTTATTAAAGAGATTAACGGAAGGTACAGAGGGATAGACGAACCTACGGATGTTTTGTCCTTTCCTTTATGGGAGGAAAAGGGGACCTTCGTACCTCCAAGGCATATGCCTGTGGTCGAGTTAGGTGATGTGGTAGTTTGTCCAGAGGTGGTGGAAGAAAATGCACCGATCAACGGAAAATCTTACGGTGACGAACTGTTGTTGGTTATAGTGCATGGTTTTTTGCATCTTATTGGGATGGATCATTGTGAAGAGAGAGAAAAGGAGCATATGTGGAGACTACAAGAAAAAATTATAGATAAATATAAAGAATTGATAAAATAA
- a CDS encoding 7TM receptor with intracellular metal dependent phosphohydrolase (PFAM: 7TM-HD extracellular; HD domain~TIGRFAM: uncharacterized domain HDIG~COGs: COG1480 membrane-associated HD superfamily hydrolase~InterPro IPR011621: IPR006674: IPR006675: IPR003607~KEGG: aco:Amico_0753 metal dependent phosphohydrolase~PFAM: metal-dependent phosphohydrolase HD sub domain; metal-dependent phosphohydrolase 7TM intracellular region~SMART: metal-dependent phosphohydrolase HD region~SPTR: Metal dependent phosphohydrolase;~TIGRFAM: metal dependent phophohydrolase): MNNGEDGKKNRFFEKSNIELLAALAVWVIILCLIYSSGWWLKERDHSFSVGKPATKTFFAQYGMNYRDEAMALWLKEQWSQRVFGVLLYEPEVVSEIEEKLEHLENGYYKNILSDRLIYLLDSLPEDKREEIFKFVSIAGKRLLKTHPISISEEDIWSELDVPNFTASEKNVAYQVLLDVFKRAMRLDTRSTKAYKDYLKNQIKPIEKSIKPGDVIVWKGEIVTPERAEMLLMQGYLPEEFPWRYLSFLASISALWGIWIRWYMKKKGISQQFKDEALVTMAMALGWFLIAVTTYFDGVGGGALALMLWMYLILEPQVAFHLVLGGGVLGVLASPAYSLMDTILGLTAVGACTCGGYLLVPKVRSRRKLYSSVFTVAALVILAVLSAVFGFALPMNLRDVLVFILSVVVSSIIGVAVLPLWERVFGVLTPLKLLDLTHPSHALLKRLQLEAPGTYHHSLMVGTLAESAAEKLGLNSLLVKAGAYFHDIGKLRRPHFFVENQRPGENVHDELTPSMSALVIVSHVRDGVELAKDYQLPDRIKDFIVEHHGTTCLQYFYKKAKMAGDYVSVAQFCYPGPKPKSAETAIVMLADSVEAAVRSVWQEERTMPDIEGLVYDVVETKIKDSQLDEAPLTLRDVHIIRESFIESLRHMYHSRKIASLEPENNKTEGDQSGDEESGN, encoded by the coding sequence ATGAACAACGGTGAAGACGGTAAAAAAAACAGATTCTTTGAGAAAAGCAATATAGAGTTGTTAGCCGCTCTAGCGGTGTGGGTGATAATTTTATGCCTGATCTACTCTAGTGGTTGGTGGTTGAAAGAGCGAGATCATTCCTTTTCTGTAGGTAAGCCAGCTACTAAAACTTTTTTTGCCCAGTATGGTATGAATTATAGAGATGAAGCCATGGCCCTCTGGCTAAAGGAACAGTGGAGTCAGAGGGTTTTTGGTGTTCTATTGTATGAGCCTGAGGTTGTCAGTGAAATTGAGGAAAAACTGGAACACCTAGAGAATGGTTATTACAAGAATATTTTGAGCGATCGGCTGATCTATTTACTTGATTCCCTTCCAGAAGATAAAAGAGAGGAGATCTTCAAGTTCGTATCTATTGCAGGCAAAAGATTGCTTAAAACCCATCCTATAAGCATCTCGGAGGAAGATATTTGGTCTGAGCTTGATGTGCCAAATTTTACTGCATCGGAGAAAAATGTGGCTTACCAGGTTTTGCTGGATGTCTTCAAGAGGGCAATGAGGTTAGATACTAGGTCAACAAAAGCCTACAAGGATTACTTGAAAAATCAAATCAAACCTATCGAAAAAAGTATAAAACCCGGAGATGTAATAGTCTGGAAGGGAGAGATAGTAACGCCAGAGAGAGCGGAAATGCTCCTGATGCAGGGCTATTTGCCCGAGGAATTTCCTTGGAGATACCTCAGCTTTTTGGCGTCGATCTCTGCCTTGTGGGGGATTTGGATCCGATGGTACATGAAGAAAAAAGGAATATCGCAACAATTTAAGGATGAGGCCTTGGTTACGATGGCCATGGCTCTTGGGTGGTTCCTTATAGCTGTAACCACCTATTTCGATGGGGTTGGCGGTGGGGCCTTAGCTTTAATGTTATGGATGTATCTTATACTGGAACCTCAAGTGGCATTTCACCTTGTATTGGGTGGAGGTGTTTTGGGGGTTTTGGCATCTCCAGCCTATTCTTTGATGGATACCATTTTAGGCTTGACAGCGGTGGGAGCTTGCACGTGTGGAGGATATCTACTGGTACCTAAAGTCCGGAGTCGAAGAAAATTATATTCGTCAGTCTTTACAGTGGCTGCCTTAGTGATTTTAGCCGTACTTTCAGCTGTGTTTGGTTTTGCTTTGCCGATGAACTTAAGGGATGTTTTAGTTTTCATCCTGTCCGTTGTAGTATCTTCAATAATTGGAGTCGCAGTGTTGCCATTATGGGAAAGAGTTTTCGGAGTTTTGACTCCTCTAAAGCTTTTAGATCTAACTCATCCATCTCACGCCCTTTTGAAGCGCCTGCAGCTTGAAGCGCCAGGCACTTATCATCATTCATTGATGGTGGGAACTTTGGCTGAGTCCGCTGCTGAGAAATTAGGCTTAAACTCTCTTTTGGTTAAAGCTGGAGCTTATTTCCACGATATCGGTAAACTGAGAAGGCCTCACTTTTTTGTGGAGAATCAAAGACCTGGAGAAAATGTCCATGACGAATTGACCCCTTCAATGTCCGCTTTGGTTATAGTTTCCCATGTCAGAGATGGAGTTGAGTTGGCGAAGGATTATCAGTTGCCCGATAGGATCAAAGACTTCATCGTGGAACATCATGGCACAACTTGCCTTCAATATTTTTACAAAAAAGCCAAGATGGCGGGAGATTATGTATCTGTTGCTCAGTTTTGTTATCCGGGGCCTAAGCCCAAAAGTGCCGAGACAGCTATAGTAATGTTGGCAGATTCGGTTGAGGCGGCGGTACGATCGGTTTGGCAGGAAGAGCGTACCATGCCCGACATTGAAGGTTTAGTTTATGATGTTGTGGAGACTAAGATAAAGGACTCTCAATTGGACGAAGCTCCTTTAACTTTAAGAGATGTTCATATAATAAGAGAAAGTTTCATAGAGTCTCTTAGGCATATGTACCATTCGCGAAAGATCGCTTCCCTAGAGCCTGAAAACAATAAAACAGAGGGGGACCAGAGCGGTGACGAAGAGAGTGGAAATTGA
- a CDS encoding cytidine deaminase (PFAM: Cytidine and deoxycytidylate deaminase zinc-binding region~TIGRFAM: cytidine deaminase, homotetrameric~COGs: COG0295 Cytidine deaminase~InterPro IPR016192: IPR002125: IPR006262~KEGG: aco:Amico_0756 cytidine deaminase~PFAM: CMP/dCMP deaminase zinc-binding~SPTR: Cytidine deaminase;~TIGRFAM: cytidine deaminase) has protein sequence MEGTSQIKIDYNKLLFEARKAASAAYCPYSNFAVGAAVFCENGQIILGCNVENTSYGLTICAERNALAASVVQGCSRPLAIAVYSLKQNPCYPCGACLQVMVELNRHLEVVLENNGSPLVLSLEQLLPFPFNKDGRIGGDQN, from the coding sequence ATGGAAGGGACAAGTCAGATAAAGATAGATTACAATAAATTGCTTTTTGAGGCCCGAAAGGCAGCCTCTGCAGCATATTGCCCTTATTCTAACTTTGCGGTAGGTGCTGCGGTCTTTTGTGAGAATGGTCAGATTATCCTCGGTTGCAACGTGGAGAATACTAGTTATGGCCTTACTATATGTGCTGAAAGAAATGCATTGGCTGCTTCAGTAGTGCAAGGATGCAGTAGGCCTTTGGCGATAGCCGTGTATTCTCTTAAACAAAACCCCTGTTATCCTTGTGGAGCATGTCTTCAGGTCATGGTAGAGCTTAACAGGCATTTGGAAGTAGTTCTGGAAAATAATGGAAGTCCCTTGGTGTTGAGTCTGGAACAGTTGTTACCCTTTCCTTTCAACAAAGATGGCCGGATTGGGGGTGACCAAAATTGA